A genome region from Lujinxingia vulgaris includes the following:
- a CDS encoding amino acid adenylation domain-containing protein, with the protein MPSIIESIIRTATAAPDHPALVLGESQWSYGELLAELSRIACAILSAAPSEGPGVVGIAGESSLSAHTGILASWAAGAAYTPLNPHHPLNRRLDITRRARLHTLVVGPDALDDLDAFLTLAPRPLTVVMPELDAQATLVAAHPRHHFMFKGDLPDVPLPDAPLPDAWRHTEAGELAYLLFTSGSTGEPKGVPITHANARAYLEHASQAWPLSPEDRVSRTFDLTFDLSIHDLLTTFSAGATLYPLTRRDRLSPGRFILHHRLTRFFCVPTLAAAMARHGQLREGALDTLSTVLFCGEALPLATARAFARAAPQANLFNLYGPTEATIAICAHPLDGAALEATDGLAPLGRPFPDHEAVVVDPSGTPLPSGEPGELWLRGPQVFSGYWEDAERTALAFAHNAADPTRAFYRTGDRVIAEPGGLLHFIGRVDDQLKLRGHRVEPAEVEAALSRALGHSQLASLPWPPPPEPPDHLVALFAHASELTPSEEQALRRRLEDELPPYMVPERFVALPTLPINSNGKLDRRALALYLKSLER; encoded by the coding sequence ATGCCGTCGATCATCGAATCCATTATCCGCACCGCCACCGCTGCGCCCGATCACCCCGCGCTCGTCCTCGGCGAGTCGCAATGGAGTTATGGCGAGCTCCTCGCGGAGCTGAGCCGCATCGCCTGCGCCATCTTAAGCGCCGCGCCCTCCGAAGGCCCCGGTGTCGTTGGCATCGCCGGCGAATCGAGCTTGAGCGCTCACACAGGCATCCTCGCGAGCTGGGCCGCCGGCGCGGCCTACACCCCACTCAACCCGCATCACCCCCTCAACCGCCGCCTGGACATCACCCGCCGCGCCCGCCTGCACACCCTCGTCGTCGGCCCTGATGCGCTCGACGACCTCGACGCCTTTCTCACCCTGGCCCCGCGCCCGCTCACCGTGGTGATGCCCGAGCTCGACGCCCAGGCCACCCTGGTCGCCGCCCACCCCCGCCATCATTTTATGTTTAAGGGCGACCTCCCCGACGTCCCCCTCCCCGACGCCCCCCTCCCCGACGCCTGGCGCCACACCGAGGCCGGGGAGCTGGCCTACCTGCTCTTCACCTCCGGCAGCACCGGAGAGCCCAAGGGCGTGCCCATCACCCACGCCAACGCCCGCGCCTACCTGGAGCATGCCTCCCAGGCCTGGCCGCTCAGCCCCGAAGACCGCGTCTCACGCACCTTCGATCTGACCTTCGACCTCTCCATCCACGATCTTCTGACCACCTTCAGCGCCGGCGCCACCCTCTACCCGCTCACTCGCCGCGACCGCCTCTCACCGGGGCGCTTTATCCTGCATCACCGCCTCACCCGCTTCTTCTGTGTGCCCACCCTGGCCGCGGCCATGGCGCGTCACGGGCAGCTCCGCGAGGGCGCCCTCGACACGCTGAGCACCGTGCTCTTCTGCGGCGAAGCCCTGCCTTTAGCTACCGCCCGCGCCTTTGCCCGGGCCGCCCCGCAGGCCAACCTCTTCAACCTCTACGGCCCCACCGAGGCCACCATCGCCATCTGCGCTCACCCCCTCGACGGGGCCGCGCTTGAGGCCACCGACGGCCTCGCTCCGCTCGGCCGGCCCTTCCCCGACCATGAGGCCGTCGTCGTCGACCCCTCCGGCACCCCTTTACCTTCGGGTGAGCCCGGAGAGCTCTGGCTGCGCGGCCCCCAGGTCTTCTCCGGCTACTGGGAAGACGCCGAGCGCACCGCTCTGGCCTTCGCCCACAACGCCGCCGACCCCACCCGCGCCTTCTACCGCACCGGCGACCGCGTCATCGCCGAGCCCGGCGGCCTCCTGCACTTCATCGGCCGCGTCGACGACCAGCTCAAACTGCGCGGCCACCGCGTGGAGCCCGCCGAGGTCGAGGCCGCCCTCTCCCGCGCGCTCGGCCACAGCCAGCTCGCAAGCCTCCCCTGGCCCCCGCCTCCGGAGCCCCCCGACCACCTCGTGGCCCTCTTTGCGCACGCCAGCGAGCTCACCCCCTCCGAGGAGCAGGCCCTGCGCCGCCGCCTCGAAGACGAGCTCCCCCCCTATATGGTCCCCGAGCGTTTCGTGGCGCTCCCCACCCTGCCAATCAACTCCAACGGCAAACTCGACCGCCGCGCCCTGGCCCTCTACCTCAAATCTCTGGAGCGCTGA
- a CDS encoding IS256 family transposase, with product MTKKRRGGRRRTADERMLPEALEELLRPMAREAAREQMTLGQVVSSSPMSELLGRFVELMLEAEQEHHLGYGRGERESEALRFGNRRNGYGSKVLKTQFGEVPISVPRDREGSFLPRVVPKHGQLSETIAGQILSLYTSGMSQRDIHRHVEELYNIEVDDGLVSRVVARVEPELIAWRNRPLEAVWPCIFVDALYVNTRHESGVERTAVYTAVGYNCEGIRQILGVWMAGEGQKSESASFWHQVLLDLKRRGVEDIFILCADGLSGMEQAVATNFPQTRFQRCVVHLIRNSMRYVPSKLRQEASADVRAIYQAVSFEAAKFALQQLQEKWRRKEPHLCDVWKNALPHLENLWTYGYALRRLVYTTNMVENLHRQIRKVTKTKSSFPNHDSALRLITLKLREIHDGFKLPRSDWAAIRSELELTFQDRVPNYVPWEGRADS from the coding sequence ATGACGAAGAAACGCCGTGGCGGTCGCCGAAGAACTGCTGATGAACGGATGCTCCCCGAAGCGCTTGAGGAGTTGTTAAGGCCGATGGCCCGTGAGGCTGCCAGAGAGCAGATGACGCTGGGTCAGGTCGTGAGCTCTTCGCCGATGTCAGAGCTGTTGGGAAGGTTCGTGGAGCTCATGTTGGAGGCCGAGCAGGAGCATCATCTGGGCTACGGACGGGGGGAGCGCGAGAGTGAGGCTCTGCGCTTTGGCAACCGGCGAAATGGTTATGGAAGCAAGGTCTTAAAAACGCAATTTGGGGAGGTGCCCATCTCGGTGCCGCGGGACCGGGAAGGCAGTTTTTTGCCCCGGGTTGTGCCCAAGCACGGGCAGCTCAGCGAGACTATCGCCGGGCAGATTCTCTCACTTTACACCAGTGGTATGTCGCAGCGAGACATTCACCGTCATGTTGAGGAACTCTACAATATCGAGGTCGACGACGGCCTGGTGAGCCGGGTGGTGGCCAGGGTTGAGCCGGAGCTTATTGCGTGGCGAAACCGTCCTTTGGAGGCAGTCTGGCCCTGTATTTTTGTCGACGCCCTCTATGTAAATACACGCCACGAGAGCGGGGTTGAGCGCACCGCGGTCTACACGGCAGTAGGTTACAACTGCGAGGGAATCCGCCAGATTCTCGGGGTCTGGATGGCCGGCGAAGGGCAGAAATCGGAGAGCGCGAGCTTCTGGCATCAAGTGTTGCTCGACCTGAAGCGGCGAGGAGTGGAGGACATTTTCATCCTCTGCGCCGACGGCCTCAGCGGGATGGAGCAGGCCGTGGCCACGAATTTCCCGCAGACTCGCTTCCAGCGTTGCGTGGTGCATCTGATTCGCAACAGCATGCGCTATGTGCCCAGCAAACTACGCCAGGAGGCCTCCGCCGATGTACGCGCTATCTATCAGGCCGTCTCCTTCGAAGCAGCGAAGTTTGCGCTGCAACAACTCCAGGAGAAGTGGCGTCGAAAAGAGCCCCACCTCTGCGATGTGTGGAAAAATGCCCTGCCTCACCTGGAGAACTTGTGGACCTACGGCTACGCATTGCGGCGGTTGGTCTACACCACAAACATGGTCGAAAACCTCCACCGCCAGATACGCAAAGTCACCAAAACCAAGAGCAGCTTCCCCAATCACGACAGTGCTCTGCGTCTGATTACCCTGAAGCTGCGTGAGATTCACGACGGATTCAAGCTACCCCGCAGCGACTGGGCTGCCATTCGCTCTGAGCTTGAACTGACGTTTCAAGACCGTGTTCCAAACTACGT